From the Oceanicaulis alexandrii DSM 11625 genome, one window contains:
- a CDS encoding M24 family metallopeptidase produces MTRLKTILAVALTAMLSQLTADVRASAQTLSPPILPMSETEQALPALPTILPLRDRAVVIDRILQERLDTIIPQIMREQGVSMWVLMAREYFEEPVVNSMLDARSMAARRRTILIFFDPGDGQPVERLTVSRYGLAGLFEPSWNPDEEPDQWQAVADIIAERDPANIAINFSDLTAFGDGMTLSQHRAMIAALPATYQDRIISGETLAIRWLETRTPSEVEIYPGIVRIAHALIDRAFSRAVITPGETTADDVVWWYREELSRLGLTPWFHPSVGIQREGAETMLRGDTAIMPGDLLWTDFGITYLRLSTDTQHLAYVLKPGETEAPEGLQQGLAASNQVQDILMSHFQTGLSGNDVLARARAEAISEGLDPSIYSHPIGTHGHGAGPAIGFWDNQDADPRGAGLINENTAWSIELTSYSAVPEWGGQVVDFRTEEDAFFDGREVRFLDGRQMELTLIAPAD; encoded by the coding sequence ATGACACGTTTGAAGACCATCCTGGCAGTCGCTCTTACGGCGATGCTTTCGCAGCTCACAGCGGATGTGCGCGCGTCAGCGCAGACCTTGTCTCCCCCCATTCTTCCCATGAGCGAGACAGAACAGGCCCTGCCCGCACTTCCGACCATTCTGCCGCTGCGTGACCGGGCCGTGGTTATCGACCGCATTCTGCAAGAGCGGCTGGACACGATCATCCCACAGATCATGCGCGAACAGGGCGTGTCCATGTGGGTGCTTATGGCGCGGGAGTATTTCGAGGAACCCGTCGTAAACAGCATGCTGGACGCACGCAGCATGGCCGCCCGCCGGCGCACCATCCTCATCTTCTTTGATCCCGGTGACGGGCAGCCCGTCGAGCGGTTGACAGTGAGCCGCTATGGGCTCGCCGGCCTCTTCGAGCCGTCCTGGAATCCCGATGAAGAACCCGACCAGTGGCAGGCCGTGGCCGACATCATCGCTGAGCGCGACCCGGCCAACATCGCCATCAACTTTTCCGATCTGACCGCCTTCGGAGACGGCATGACGCTGAGCCAACACCGGGCCATGATCGCCGCCCTGCCCGCCACCTATCAAGACCGGATCATTTCCGGCGAAACGCTGGCCATACGCTGGCTGGAAACTCGCACCCCGTCAGAGGTGGAGATCTATCCCGGCATAGTGCGCATCGCCCACGCCCTGATCGACCGCGCTTTCTCACGCGCGGTGATCACGCCGGGCGAGACCACCGCCGATGACGTGGTCTGGTGGTATCGCGAGGAATTGTCCCGCCTGGGCCTGACGCCCTGGTTCCACCCGTCTGTGGGGATCCAGCGCGAGGGAGCCGAGACGATGCTGCGCGGCGACACCGCGATCATGCCGGGCGATCTGCTCTGGACCGATTTCGGGATCACCTATCTGCGCCTCAGCACCGACACCCAGCACCTGGCTTATGTGCTCAAGCCCGGCGAGACCGAAGCGCCCGAAGGCCTGCAGCAAGGCCTCGCCGCCAGCAACCAGGTGCAGGACATTCTGATGTCGCACTTCCAAACGGGGCTGAGCGGCAATGACGTTCTGGCGCGTGCGCGCGCCGAAGCGATCAGCGAAGGGCTCGACCCTTCGATCTATTCCCACCCGATCGGCACGCACGGTCATGGCGCGGGCCCGGCCATCGGCTTCTGGGACAACCAGGACGCAGATCCGCGCGGCGCCGGACTGATCAATGAGAACACCGCCTGGTCAATCGAGCTGACCTCCTACAGCGCCGTGCCCGAATGGGGTGGCCAGGTAGTGGATTTCCGCACCGAGGAAGACGCCTTCTTCGACGGCCGGGAGGTCCGCTTCCTGGACGGCCGGCAGATGGAACTGACGCTGATCGCCCCGGCGGACTAA